A section of the Citrus sinensis cultivar Valencia sweet orange chromosome 8, DVS_A1.0, whole genome shotgun sequence genome encodes:
- the LOC127899201 gene encoding geraniol 8-hydroxylase-like produces MDLDICCVLWLVFTLFCVMALSFNSGGRRKHLPPGPRPYPVIGNLLELGVKPHKSLAKLAKTHGPIMSLRLGLVTTVVVSSPSTAKAILKEHDSLSCDRKVPESILSQPYRHHEFSLVWLPVSTLWRSYRKMCNMHIFTSQKLDASQDLRRKKMKDLLAYVEENCLAGKAIDFGQAAFNTSINLLSNTIFSIDLVHPNERKFKDTVWGMMEEAGKPNLSDHFPLLKKLDLQGIRRRNTLYAGKMFEVLDRLIDQRLKKRQEHGCSISTESKDMLDTVLDIIQDKSEMIDTKHIKHLVHIPDLLIAGNDTASITMEWAMAELLHNPEALSKVKLELEQTVGKGNPIEESDITRLPYLQAVIKETFRLHPTVPLLVPRKVSEDIEIEGFIVPKGAQVFVNVWAIGRDESIWDNPHSFMPERFLGSDVDFKGQNFELIPFGAGRRICPGLPLAIRMLYLMLGSLINSFDWKLEDENTDMEEKFGLTIKKAQPLRTIPIAI; encoded by the exons ATGGATTTGGATATTTGCTGCGTACTATGGCTTGTATTCACATTGTTTTGCGTGATGGCTTTAAGTTTCAATTCCGGTGGACGACGCAAGCATCTTCCACCGGGACCAAGGCCTTATCCGGTGATCGGAAACCTGCTGGAACTGGGTGTTAAACCTCACAAGTCACTGGCCAAGCTTGCCAAGACTCATGGCCCTATAATGAGTCTAAGACTTGGCCTGGTGACCACAGTAGTGGTTTCTTCTCCAAGCACGGCCAAAGCTATCCTCAAAGAACATGACTCATTATCCTGTGATCGAAAGGTCCCTGAATCAATCTTGTCCCAGCCATACCGGCACCATGAATTCAGTTTGGTCTGGCTGCCAGTCTCAACACTGTGGAGAAGTTATCGAAAAATGTgcaacatgcatattttcacTAGTCAGAAACTCGATGCCAGTCAAGACCTTCGgcgcaagaaaatgaaagaccTTCTTGCCTATGTTGAAGAAAATTGCCTTGCGGGTAAGGCAATAGATTTTGGCCAAGCTGCTTTCAATACgtcaattaatttgttatccaACACAATATTTTCTATTGATTTGGTTCATCCCAATGAGAGGAAGTTTAAGGATACAGTTTGGGGTATGATGGAAGAAGCAGGAAAGCCTAACTTGTCCGACCATTTTCCTCTCCTCAAAAAGCTTGATCTGCAGGGTATAAGACGCCGCAACACACTTTATGCTGGCAAGATGTTCGAGGTGTTGGATCGCTTGATTGATCAACGATTGAAGAAAAGACAAGAACATGGTTGCAGTATTAGCACCGAATCTAAAGATATGTTAGACACTGTCCTCGATATTATCCAAGACAAGAGTGAAATGATTGACACAAAACATATCAAGCACTT AGTTCATATACCGGATTTGCTTATTGCGGGGAATGACACAGCTTCAATTACAATGGAATGGGCAATGGCAGAATTACTCCACAACCCTGAGGCTCTATCGAAAGTAAAATTGGAGTTAGAACAAACCGTTGGTAAAGGCAACCCAATTGAGGAATCTGACATCACTCGTTTACCTTATCTACAAGCAGTTATTAAAGAAACTTTTAGGTTGCATCCGACAGTTCCCTTACTAGTCCCTCGTAAAGTCTCAGAAGACATAGAAATTGAAGGCTTCATAGTGCCAAAAGGCGCACAAGTATTTGTCAATGTATGGGCTATTGGCAGAGATGAAAGCATATGGGACAACCCTCATTCTTTTATGCCCGAGAGGTTCTTGGGGTCAGATGTTGATTTTAAAGGCCAGAATTTTGAGCTAATCCCCTTCGGAGCTGGGCGGCGAATTTGTCCTGGTTTGCCATTAGCAATCAGAATGTTATATCTAATGTTGGGTTCActtattaattcttttgatTGGAAGCTTGAAGATGAGAACACGGACATGGAGGAAAAATTTGGCCTCACCATAAAGAAGGCTCAACCCCTTCGTACTATCCCTATTGCCATTTAG